Proteins from one Microtus pennsylvanicus isolate mMicPen1 chromosome 7, mMicPen1.hap1, whole genome shotgun sequence genomic window:
- the Gon4l gene encoding GON-4-like protein isoform X4, which produces MVPCKRRRAAVTESVQQPDELDLESAAKPEPGRLKDLGSESPSWGQRQESSGCPEVHSVHDGESQPSMEDPSLSSKMLTQRGNLPVLEAVDVAISQEITLPSVESSHSLTVYLDKGRLQATASRKAKKIVFQPGQVTREDRGDHPVIEEPPLVEGEPGGEVKAEGEEQESEESDQRKKTKKGTKRKRDGKSQEQGTMAHDLKLDDMLDRTLEDGAKQHNLTAVNVRNILHEVITNEHVVAMMKAAISETEDMPLFEPKMTRSKLKEVVEKGVVIPTWNISPIKKASEIKQPPQFVDIHLEEDDSSDEEYQPDEEEEDETAEESLLESDVESTASSPRGVKRSRLQASSEVAETDEESGVLSEVEKVPTPALRHISAEVVPMGPPPPPKPKQTRDSAFMEKLNAVDEELASSPVCMDSFQPMEDSLIAFRTRSKMPLKDVPLGQLEAELEAPDITPDMYDPNTADDEDWKVWLGGLLNDDVENEDEADDDDDPEYNFLEDLDEPDTEDFRTDRAVRITKKEVNGLMEELFETFQDEMGFSNMEEDGPEEEERVSESRPNFNTPQTLRFEEPLANLLNERHRTVKELLEQLKMKKSSSRPQPEVEKLKPQTETVHQTLVLDPAQRSRLQQQMQQHVQLLTQIYLLTTSNPNLSSEASTTRVFLKELGTFAENSVALHQQFNPQFQTLFQPCNWMGAMQLIEDFTHVSLDCSPQKTVKKTASEFPCLPKQVAWILATNKVFMYPELLPICSLKANNPRDKIIFTKAEDNLLALGLKHFEGTEFPKPLISKYLVTCKTAHQLTVRIKNLNQNRAPNNVIKFYKKTKQLPVLVRCCEEIQPHQWKPPIEKEEHRLPFWLKASLQSIQDELRNIAEGAAEGANVTTATESGTDQHLEKAGPEVGGATRYPLLMPKGVVLKLKPGSKRFSRKAWRQKRPLVQKPLLIQPSPCVQPVFNPGKISTWPTQSKIPPSNRVVQIPHLMQPNTVLQTLPGFPPVGVSGEDTFESPAAQPAVPSGPEARTSFPLSESQPSLPSCSAPKIMLPSLAPSKFRKPYVRRKPTRRKAAKVSPCVKPTPIIQSTPVIFTVPATTVKVVGLASGCNVIQPVSAAVAPNPQTIPITTLLVNPSFPCPLTQPLVASSISPLIVSGNPLTLPVPSIPEDKAKANLGIADGKNAPQNSESALKTQELTPLCAAVFSKEERRPWSLSSSPECQGASSESSAHGWTGVKIEQVGQAFEPLSPSLQESLNCAPKGLEEMVKIEAEDCVEEISVNFLGEKVKEEHSVEADSGCPQEKLSSALEMRKDTVLQKEETQPAKSLSVSQDPPDEGRTSGVGSKGLPKSTPSSMEQDMMLSSPPGKPEDSASAEGQSVGTPAGPDTGGEKDGPEEEEEDDFDDLTQDEEDELSSASEESVLSVPELQETMEKLTWLASERSMSQEGESEEENSQEENSEPEEEEEEEAEGMEALQKEDEVNDGAVGDAAEKPPSTLASPKTAPEVETSITPPGDNTKTAGKSRSGHRARNKRGSRARASKDTAKLLLLYDEDILDRDPLREQKDLAFAQAYLTRVREALQHIPGKYEDFLQVIYEFESSTQRQTAVDLYKSLQTLLQDWPQLLKDFAAFLLPEQALSCGLFEEQQAFEKSRRFLRQLEICFAENPSQHQKIIKVLQGCADCLPQDTTELKTQMWQLLKGHDHLQDEFSIFFDHLRPAASRMGDFEEINWTEEKEYEFDGFEEVILPDVEEEEEPAKVSTASKSKRRKEIGVQNHDKETDWPEVAKDCSCSCHEGGPDSKLKKSKRRNCHCSSKVCDSKSYKSKETLELVGSSPLQEASSMPATKEGGQGKDMLEEEALEEQESIDVTQIRTGRTTRKGETPTPAGSTVGSTVLCSAEVTLVERPLEGLTLCSPETPGLPTQTGVELSSVRRDQAGPEVVSCLDTSTILPEEGEDMKSFANSETIVPLPDASETEKLPSTVEIPASLPSPVSSRTRDTGRRHTYGKVCTQSWLHESPVEAETAHMVAPVCGTSSGVGALEITPKAASGVIAEDRGTQGKGPEGGLPKASEATVCANNSKVSSTGEKVVLWTREADRVILTMCQEQGAQPHTFSSISRQLGNKTPVEPVRPALRMRMMPPAPAMQTSSLTVGTCCLKKSWMNDTLGRYGFHLPRPTNSPLYKGDCT; this is translated from the exons AAGAAcaagagagtgaagaaagtgatcaaaggaaaaaaaccaaaaagggcaCCAAGAGGAAACGAGATGGAAAAAGTCAAGAACAAGGGACGATGGCTCATGACCTGAAACTGGATGACATGCTCGATCGGACCTTAGAGGATGGTGCTAAGCAGCACAATCTGACTGCAGTCAATGTACGGAACATCCTGCAT GAAGTAATCACAAATGAACATGTTGTAGCCATGATGAAAGCTGCCATCAGTGAGACAGAAGACATGCCACTGTTT GAGCCTAAGATGACCCGCTCTAAACTGAAGGAAGTGGTGGAGAAAGGAGTG GTAATTCCAACGTGGAATATTTCACCAATTAAGAAAGCCAGTGAAATTAAG CAGCCACCACAGTTTGTGGACATTCACCTTGAAGAAGATGACTCCTCAGATGAAGAGTACCAGccagatgaggaagaggaagatgaaacaGCAGAAGAG AGCTTATTGGAAAGTGATGTTGAAAGCACGGCTTCGTCTCCACGCGGAGTGAAGAGATCCAGACTGCAAGCATCGTCTGAAGTGGCTGAGACAGATGAGGAGAGTGGCGTGTTGTCAGAG GTTGAGAAAGTCCCCACACCTGCTCTTAGGCACATCAGTGCTGAAGTAGTGCCCATGGggcccccacctcctcccaaaCCAAAGCAGACCAGGGATAGTGCTTTCATGGAGAAGTTAAATGCAGTAGATGAGGAGCTGGCTTCGAGTCCTGTCTGCATGGATTCTTTTCAG CCGATGGAGGATAGTCTCATTGCATTCCGGACTCGGTCTAAGATGCCCCTGAAAGATGTTCCTCTGGGCCAACTCGAAGCTGAACTTGAGGCTCCAGATATCACCCCGGATATGTATGACCCAAATACAGCTGATGATGAGGACTGGAAGGTGTGGCTGGGGGGCCTCTTAAATGATGACGTGGAGAACGAGG ATGAGGCAGATGATGACGATGATCCAGAATATAACTTCCTGGAAGACCTTGAtgaaccagacacagaggatttTCGTACTGACAGGGCCGTGAGAATCACTA aaaaagaagtaaaCGGGCTGATGGAAGAGCTGTTTGAAACG TTCCAGGATGAAATGGGATTCTCCAATATGGAAGAAGATGGCCCAGAGGAAGAGGAGCGTGTATCAGAGTCTCGGCCTAACTTCAACACCCCTCAAACCCTACG GTTTGAGGAACCATTGGCCAACTTGTTAAATGAACGCCATCGGACGGTGAAAGAGCTGCTTGAACagctgaaaatgaaaaaatcttCATCCAGACCACAGCCTGAAGTGGAGAAGCTTAAACCTCAGACGGAGACAGTCCATCAGACTCTGGTTCTAGACCCAGCACAGAGGAGCAGGCTTCAGCAGCAGATGCAGCAG catgTCCAGCTCTTGACACAAATCTACCTTCTCACCACCTCCAACCCCAACCTCAGCTCCGAGGCCAGCACCACCAGAGTGTTTCTG AAAGAGCTGGGAACCTTTGCAGAGAACTCCGTCGCCCTCCACCAGCAGTTTAACCCCCAGTTTCAGACCTTGTTCCAACCCTGTAACTGGATGGGAGCTATGCAGCTCATTGAAGACTTTACACATGTCAGCCTGGACTGCAGTCCTCAGAAAACCGTCAAGAAGACTG CCAGTGAATTTCCCTGTTTGCCAAAGCAAGTGGCCTGGATCCTGGCCACAAACAAGGTGTTCATGTATCCAGAGCTCCTTCCGATCTGTTCACTGAAGGCAAATAATCCTCGGGATAAGATCATCTTTACCAAGGCTGAGGACAA TCTGCTAGCTTTAGGACTGAAGCACTTCGAAGGCACTGAGTTTCCTAAACCTCTAATCAGCAAGTACCTTGTAACTTGTAAGACCGCTCACCAGCTGACGGTGAGAATCAAGAACCTCAACCAGAACAGAGCTCCTAACAACGTGATTAAA TTTTATAAGAAGACCAAACAGCTGCCAGTTCTCGTGAGGTGCTGTGAAGAGATCCAGCCACATCAGTGGAAACCGCCCATTGAGAAGGAGGAACACCGGCTCCCATTCTGGCTAAAG GCCAGTCTGCAGTCCATTCAGGATGAACTTCGGAACATAGCTGAAGGCGCTGCAGAAGGAGCAAATGTGACCACAGCCACAGAGAGCGGCACAGATCAGCACTTGGAGAAAGCTGGCCCTGAAGTGGGGGGTGCAACTCGGTACCCATTGCTGATGCCCAAGGGTGTGGTGCTCAAATTGAAACCAGGTTCCAAGCGTTTTTCCAGAAAGGCTTGGCGACAGAAGCGGCCATTGGTCCAGAAGCCCCTCCTCATCCAACCGAGTCCCTGTGTTCAGCCCGTGTTCAACCCTGGGAAAATATCGACCTGGCCAACTCAATCAAAAATCCCTCCAAGCAACAGGGTGGTCCAAATTCCTCATCTGATGCAACCAAACACTGTCTTACAGACACTTCCAGGTTTCCCTCCTGTGGGGGTCAGCGGAGAAGATACTTTTGAgtctcctgcagcacagcctgcTGTACCTTCTGGTCCTGAAGCCAGGACCAGCTTCCCCCTGTCTGAGTCTCAGCCATCACTGCCTTCTTGTTCTGCACCCAAAATAATGCTACCCTCGCTTGCCCCTTCGAAATTTCGAAAGCCGTATGTGAGGCGGAAGCCCACAAGAAGAAAAGCGGCCAAGGTTTCTCCTTGTGTGAAACCTACCCCCATCATCCAGTCCACACCTGTCATCTTCACGGTTCCTGCCACCACAGTGAAGGTTGTAGGCCTAGCCAGTGGCTGTAATGTTATCCAGCCCGTTAGTGCAGCCGTGGCCCCAAACCCGCAGACCATTCCTATCACCACTCTCCTGGTTaacccttccttcccctgcccGTTAACCCAACCACTCGTGGCCTCTTCCATCTCACCCTTAATTGTTTCTGGCAATCCTCTGACTCTTCCTGTACCATCTATTCCTGAAGATAAGGCTAAAGCGAACTTGGGTATTGCTGATGGAAAAAATGCTCCTCAAAACTCTGAGTCCGCATTGAAAACCCAGGAACTGACTCCCCTCTGTGCTGCTGTCTTCTCCAAAGAGGAGCGTCGGCCATGGAGTCTCTCATCCAGTCCAGAATGCCAGGGCGCATCGTCTGAATCGAGTGCCCATGGCTGGACGGGGGTGAAAATAGAACAGGTTGGGCAGGCTTTCGAGCCGTTGTCTCCCAGTCTTCAGGAATCTCTGAACTGTGCACCAAAGGGTTTAGAAGAAATGGTGAAGATAGAAGCTGAGGACTGTGTGGAGGAAATCTCTGTTAACTTCTTGGGGGAGAAAGTGAAAGAAGAACACTCTGTGGAAGCCGACAGTGGCTGCCCTCAGGAGAAGCTGAGTAGTGCTCTAGAGATGAGAAAAGACACAGTCCTGCAGAAGGAGGAGACTCAGCCCGCTAAATCCCTTTCTGTGTCCCAAGACCCGCCCGATGAGGGGCGCACAAGTGGAGTTGGAAGCAAAGGATTACCAAAAAGCACTCCGTCCTCCATGGAGCAGGACATGATGCTTAGCAGTCCTCCAGGGAAGCCTGAGGATTCAGCCAGTGCTGAGGGTCAGTCTGTGGGGACCCCAGCAGGACCAGACACTGGAGGAGAGAAAGATGGgcctgaggaagaagaggaggatgacTTTGATGACCTCACCCAAGATGAAGAAGATGAACTGTCATCAGCTTCTGAGGAGTCTGTGCTGTCTGTCCCGGAGCTCCAG GAAACAATGGAGAAGCTGACGTGGCTGGCTTCTGAAAGGAGCATGAGTCAGGAGGGTGAGTCTGAGGAAGAGAACTCCCAGGAGGAGAACTCTGAgccagaagaagaggaggaagaggaggcagaagggatgGAAGCCTTGCAGAAAGAGGATGAAGTGAATGATGGAGCAGTTGGAGATGCTGCTGAGAAGCCCCCTTCTACCTTGGCCTCACCCAAGACTGCTCCAGAAGTAGAGACCAGCATAACCCCACCAG GAGACAACACCAAAACTGCTGGAAAAAGCCGAAGCGGTCATCGAGCTCGGAACAAACGGGGAAGTCGGGCTCGGGCCAGCAAGGATACCGCCAAACTGTTGTTGCTGTATGATGAGGATATTCTTGATCGGGACCCCCTCAGGGAACAGAAGGACCTGGCCTTTGCCCAGGCTTACCTCACCAGG GTGCGAGAAGCTCTCCAGCATATCCCTGGCAAGTATGAAGATTTCCTTCAAGTCATCTATGAGTTTGAGTCAAGTACCCAGAGGCAGACTGCTGTGGATCTCTACAAAAGCTTGCAAACCCTACTCCAAGACTGGCCTCAGCTCTTGAAGGACTttgctgctttcctgcttccGGAACAAGCCCTGTCCTGTGGACTA TTTGAGGAGCAGCAAGCTTTTGAGAAGAGTCGTAGATTCCTGCGGCAGCTGGAGATCTGCTTTGCAGAGAACCCTTCCCAGCACCAGAAGATTATCAAGGTCCTGCAAGGCTGTGCAGATTGCCTTCCTCAGGATACCACTGAG CTTAAGACACAGATGTGGCAGCTCCTCAAAGGCCATGACCACCTACAGGATGAGTTCTCCATCTTTTTTGATCATCTGCGCCCAGCAGCTAGTCGGATGGGTGACTTTGAAGAGATCAACTGGACTGAAGAGAAAGAGTatgag TTTGATGGCTTTGAAGAAGTGATCCTCCCTGatgtagaagaggaagaggaacctGCTAAGGTGTCCACAGCCTCAAAGagcaagaggagaaaggagattgGGGTCCAGAATCATGATAAG GAGACTGACTGGCCTGAAGTGGCCAAGGACTGCTCCTGTTCCTGCCATGAGGGAGGTCCTGATTCTAAGCTGAAGAAAAGCAAGAGGAGAAATTGTCATTGCAGCAGCAAG GTTTGTGACAGCAAATCTTACAAGAGCAAGGAGACCCTGGAGTTGGTGGGTAGTAGCCCCCTTCAAGAGGCTAGTTCTATGCCTGCAACTAAGGAAGGAGGTCAAGGCAAGGACATGTTGGAAGAGGAAGCCCTGGAGGAGCAGGAGAGTATTGATGTGACCCAGATCAGGACTGGCAGGACCACCAGAAAGGGAGAGACACCCACTCCAG CAGGGTCGACAGTCGGGAGTACCGTGCTGTGCTCTGCAGAAGTGACTCTCGTGGAGCGACCCTTGGAGGGCTTAACCCTCTGCTCACCAGAGACTCCCGGGCTTCCTACTCAGACTGGAGTTGAACTCTCCTCTGTCAGGAGAGACCAGGCTGGGCCTGAAGTTGTCTCCTGCCTTGACACATCCACCATACTTCCCGAAGAGGGCGAGGACATGAAGTCTTTTGCTAATTCAGAGACTATTGTACCGCTCCCAGATGCATCAGAAACTGAGAAACTGCCAAGCACTGTGGAGATCCCCGCTTCCCTCCCCAGTCCTGTTTCCTCAAGGaccagagacacagggagaagacACACATATGGAAAAGTCTGTACTCAGAGCTGGCTACATGAGAGCccagtggaggcagagacagcccaTATGGTGGCTCCTGTCTGTGGAACTTCATCAGGAGTTGGTGCCTTAGAGATCACTCCCAAAGCTGCCAGCGGGGTCATAGCTGAAGACAGAGGAACTCAAGGCAAAGGTCCAGAGGGGGGTCTGCCAAAAGCCTCAGAAGCTACTGTCTGTGCCAACAACAGCAAGGTCAGCTCCACTGGGGAGAAGGTGGTATTGTGGACAAG GGAGGCTGACCGAGTGATCCTCACCATGTGCCAGGAGCAGGGCGCACAGCCCCACACCTTCAGCAGCATCTCCCGGCAACTGGGGAACAAGACCCCTGTTGAG CCTGTGAGGCCAGCTCTGAGGATGAGGATGATGCCACCAGCACCAGCAATGCAGACCAGCTCTCTGACCGTGGGGACCTGCTGTCTGAAGAAGAGCTGGATGAATGACACCCTGGGAAGGTATGGGTTTCATCTGCCAAGACCAACCAACAGCCCTCTGTACAAGGGTGATTGTACTTGA